Proteins encoded together in one Flavobacteriales bacterium window:
- a CDS encoding helix-turn-helix transcriptional regulator, with product MRSSAQVAGLLARLAHRTPKTCAILGLSQSDLAKAAKVHFSNIGRYERGEAMPAADILSRIAQELEVSQDFLSNGTLHEKASAQIKDQELLSQFHRVEQLSPAKKALVKEFLDAFLFKDHVKGQLA from the coding sequence ATGAGATCTTCCGCACAAGTCGCCGGCCTGCTCGCCCGCCTGGCCCACCGCACGCCGAAGACTTGCGCGATTTTGGGGCTTTCGCAGAGCGACCTGGCCAAGGCCGCCAAGGTCCACTTCTCCAACATCGGCCGTTACGAGCGCGGTGAGGCCATGCCCGCCGCCGACATCCTTTCACGCATCGCTCAAGAGCTCGAGGTGTCACAGGACTTCCTCTCCAACGGCACCCTGCACGAGAAGGCTTCCGCCCAGATCAAGGATCAGGAGCTGCTTTCTCAGTTCCACCGCGTGGAGCAACTATCCCCAGCCAAGAAGGCCCTGGTCAAGGAGTTCCTCGATGCCTTCCTCTTCAAGGATCACGTCAAGGGGCAGCTCGCGTAG
- a CDS encoding RHS repeat-associated core domain-containing protein: MGHGSVGEVVAGQANLPLYTTGTLGTAQRGLAVVDDRSGYGPTTLFLLDHQGGQLHLRALSVADLHADPGTPTWHTLESVPATSASTAGRLMPDPDGRRLAYVRAHGPNTGLLQWNNAELRVLHLAPDRLSLTGTPITWTTTNGRVTGLDFSPAGDYLYYTVSGLMYPGTQRLYRKPLSGGAPASVLNGVTDVRRNAQLGGAHMLGTTATGLVRIAQPDDASPGTSTYPLSGLRQALALQPVIIGPDRSTSTRQLGRRRYELTDHLGNVRVVLGDRKLSDFHPQNTPIPTHFSAEVMAYADYDPFGSLLPGRNYSAANYRWGFNGAEKDDEVHNATGTSYDFGARMYDPRVGRWLSLDPLSAKYPNLSPYAYVENSPIYLRDADGKEGVVSIKGNTITVTSHIYINGHGATAAKAKSMQRQIMGYWGKKQVYKDPATGQTYNVKFDIQVHRVEPDRPGQPPQEFKEGWNIITLVDPATRPDRKMEDGHFRSYVDGESMRTGEWDATADGETYAHETAHLLKLDDRYVDYTYEDFPGVPVRDRSLIGKIFSGTADNTERGSLVGAGSGPRSVVQQMVNAIGAYVMSTQKDGKATLSAPANLGSPAPNEVGRYDNPPLKIVPHTAH, translated from the coding sequence ATGGGCCATGGCAGCGTGGGCGAGGTGGTGGCCGGCCAGGCCAACCTGCCGCTGTACACCACCGGCACCCTGGGCACCGCCCAGCGCGGCCTGGCCGTGGTGGACGACCGCAGCGGCTACGGGCCCACCACCCTCTTTCTGCTGGACCACCAGGGCGGACAGCTGCACCTGCGCGCCCTGTCGGTGGCCGACCTGCATGCCGACCCCGGCACCCCCACCTGGCACACCCTGGAGAGCGTGCCCGCCACCTCCGCCAGCACCGCCGGCCGCCTGATGCCCGACCCCGACGGCCGCCGCCTGGCCTACGTGCGCGCCCACGGCCCCAACACCGGCCTGCTGCAGTGGAACAACGCCGAGCTGCGCGTGCTGCACCTGGCGCCCGACCGCCTGAGCCTCACCGGCACCCCCATCACCTGGACCACGACCAACGGCCGGGTGACCGGCTTGGATTTCAGCCCCGCCGGCGACTACCTTTACTACACCGTCAGCGGCCTGATGTACCCCGGCACCCAACGCCTCTACCGCAAGCCCCTCTCCGGCGGGGCGCCGGCCTCCGTGCTCAACGGCGTCACCGATGTGCGGCGCAACGCCCAGCTGGGCGGCGCCCACATGCTGGGCACCACCGCCACGGGGCTGGTGCGCATCGCCCAGCCGGACGATGCCAGCCCCGGCACCAGCACCTACCCGCTCTCCGGCCTGCGCCAGGCCCTGGCCCTGCAGCCGGTGATCATCGGCCCCGACCGCAGCACCAGCACCCGCCAGCTGGGGCGCCGCCGCTACGAGCTCACCGACCACCTGGGCAACGTGCGCGTGGTGCTCGGCGACCGCAAGCTCAGCGACTTCCATCCTCAGAACACCCCCATCCCAACCCACTTCAGTGCGGAGGTGATGGCGTATGCGGACTATGACCCATTCGGGTCCCTGCTGCCCGGGCGCAATTACAGCGCGGCGAATTACCGTTGGGGCTTCAACGGGGCCGAGAAAGACGATGAGGTCCACAACGCGACCGGCACGAGCTATGACTTCGGGGCGAGGATGTACGATCCGAGAGTTGGAAGGTGGTTGAGCTTGGACCCGCTATCAGCCAAGTACCCGAATCTTAGTCCCTACGCGTACGTCGAGAACAGTCCAATCTACCTGCGTGATGCTGATGGTAAGGAAGGTGTGGTCTCTATCAAGGGCAATACGATCACTGTAACTTCTCACATCTACATCAACGGACACGGAGCAACAGCCGCCAAAGCCAAGAGCATGCAGCGGCAAATAATGGGCTACTGGGGCAAGAAGCAGGTATACAAGGATCCGGCGACAGGCCAGACGTACAATGTGAAGTTCGATATCCAGGTGCATAGGGTCGAGCCTGACCGACCTGGCCAACCGCCTCAAGAATTCAAAGAGGGTTGGAACATCATTACACTGGTCGACCCGGCTACTCGTCCAGATCGCAAAATGGAGGATGGGCACTTCCGTTCATACGTGGATGGTGAGTCGATGCGAACCGGCGAGTGGGATGCAACAGCCGATGGCGAGACGTATGCGCACGAGACGGCCCACCTGTTGAAGCTTGATGATCGCTACGTTGACTATACCTATGAAGACTTCCCTGGCGTACCTGTGCGCGATCGCAGTCTCATTGGTAAGATCTTCAGTGGTACCGCCGACAACACGGAGCGCGGCAGCTTGGTCGGAGCGGGTAGTGGCCCAAGGTCGGTTGTTCAACAAATGGTGAACGCGATTGGCGCGTATGTCATGTCCACCCAGAAGGATGGTAAGGCCACTCTTTCGGCTCCGGCGAACCTGGGTAGTCCAGCACCCAATGAGGTTGGTCGCTACGATAACCCACCACTGAAAATTGTTCCGCACACGGCACACTAG
- a CDS encoding FAD-binding oxidoreductase, translating into MHSIWEQRSFGAPVHLAVVGAGLVGLWAAVHARRRWPHRRVLVVERGPHPAGASVRNAGFACFGSPSELLADLAAEGEQAALARVAERWQGLLELRRELGDAVIGFEATGGHEVYAADDPLYTRVAEEFDRLNRLLAPITGPAPFHWLADGADRFGLAPGTRVARTDLEGPVDSGRLMQALLHLAREHGVEFRWDHPVQRLEPGPAGVDLVPTQGPALHARQVLVATNGYARQLLPQADVVPARGQVLLTAPVPGLRLRGTFHAHEGYYYFRDLDGAVLLGGARHLDKTGETTWADGTSPLLQAALEDFLHRQIVPGRRVAIAHRWSGIMGFCGQGKTPLVRHMAPGVVAAVGLSGMGVAIGIRVARQAVELLEV; encoded by the coding sequence GTGCACAGCATCTGGGAACAGCGCAGCTTCGGGGCTCCGGTCCACCTGGCCGTGGTGGGCGCCGGCCTCGTGGGCCTGTGGGCCGCCGTGCACGCCCGCCGCCGCTGGCCCCACCGCCGCGTGCTGGTGGTGGAGCGCGGCCCCCACCCCGCCGGCGCCAGCGTGCGCAACGCCGGCTTCGCCTGCTTCGGCAGCCCCAGCGAACTGCTGGCCGACCTGGCCGCCGAAGGGGAACAGGCCGCGCTGGCGCGCGTGGCCGAACGCTGGCAGGGGCTGCTGGAGCTGCGGCGCGAGCTGGGGGATGCCGTCATCGGGTTCGAGGCCACCGGCGGCCACGAGGTGTACGCGGCGGACGACCCGCTGTACACCCGGGTGGCCGAGGAGTTCGATCGCCTCAACCGGCTGCTGGCCCCCATCACCGGGCCCGCGCCCTTCCACTGGCTCGCCGACGGCGCCGACCGCTTCGGCCTGGCTCCCGGCACCCGCGTGGCCCGCACCGACCTCGAAGGGCCCGTGGACAGCGGTCGCCTGATGCAGGCCCTGCTGCACCTGGCCCGCGAACATGGCGTGGAGTTCCGCTGGGACCACCCCGTGCAGCGCCTGGAGCCCGGCCCGGCCGGGGTGGACCTGGTGCCCACCCAGGGACCCGCGCTGCACGCCCGCCAGGTGCTGGTGGCCACCAACGGCTACGCGCGCCAGCTGCTGCCCCAGGCCGATGTGGTGCCCGCCCGCGGGCAGGTGCTGCTCACCGCCCCCGTGCCCGGCCTGCGGCTGCGGGGCACCTTCCACGCCCACGAAGGCTACTACTACTTCCGCGACCTGGACGGGGCGGTGCTGCTGGGCGGCGCCCGCCACCTGGACAAGACCGGAGAGACCACCTGGGCCGACGGCACCAGCCCCCTGCTGCAGGCCGCCTTGGAGGACTTCCTCCACCGGCAGATCGTGCCCGGCCGGCGCGTGGCCATCGCCCACCGGTGGAGCGGCATCATGGGCTTCTGCGGCCAGGGCAAGACCCCGCTGGTGCGACACATGGCGCCCGGCGTGGTGGCCGCCGTCGGCCTCAGCGGCATGGGCGTGGCCATCGGCATCCGCGTGGCCCGGCAGGCGGTGGAGCTGCTGGAGGTGTGA
- a CDS encoding DUF5106 domain-containing protein: MRIRFSLLLATLPLTGLVAQEQRRLEFRITGTEKDTVYLANYYGNKLFYADTAVADAKGEVVFDRPQGYKAGVYAVVVKGPKYFELIVNEPLVRMRTSAADLMGAMMVEKSQENNLFFGYIRFLNERKTQGDSLRTLLNDATDPLRRSVLKGRLEELDKEVRAYQTDLVAKAPGSLVAAIVRMSMPVDLEKPKLPDGRVDSIAAYYQYRAHYWDHVDLKDPRIIHTPVFQNKFDEYIGAVVPQIPDTIIKLADDLIGRLGPSEDLFRFVVHGITYKYETSDIMGMDAVFVHMALTYYCPKAGGNSKAFWMSEEKLKKLCERAQKQAPLVIGAKATELILPDTTEQVWKSLHKLPNDYVLLVFWDPHCGHCKKELPALYTSYRDTLRPMGIEVFSVAKATDKKLFDDWKAFIREHKMDWVNVGLTYTVYEEAKKDPYKYIPKLTTIQSLNYADSYDVYATPKYFLIGPDRKIVGKQLNPTQVADLVKRLRERDKAGAKP; the protein is encoded by the coding sequence ATGCGCATCCGCTTCTCCCTGCTGCTGGCCACCCTGCCACTCACCGGCCTGGTGGCCCAGGAACAACGGCGTCTCGAGTTCCGCATCACCGGCACCGAGAAGGATACGGTCTACCTGGCCAACTACTACGGCAACAAGCTGTTCTACGCCGATACCGCCGTGGCAGACGCCAAGGGCGAGGTCGTCTTCGACCGGCCCCAGGGCTACAAGGCCGGGGTGTACGCTGTGGTGGTGAAGGGCCCCAAGTACTTCGAGCTCATCGTCAACGAGCCCTTGGTGCGCATGCGCACGTCCGCGGCCGACCTGATGGGCGCCATGATGGTGGAGAAGAGCCAGGAGAACAACCTCTTCTTCGGCTACATCCGCTTCCTGAACGAGCGGAAGACCCAGGGCGACAGCCTGCGCACCCTGTTGAACGACGCCACCGACCCGCTCCGCCGCAGCGTGCTGAAAGGGCGCCTGGAGGAACTGGACAAGGAGGTGCGCGCCTACCAGACCGACCTGGTCGCCAAAGCCCCCGGCTCCCTCGTGGCCGCCATCGTGCGCATGAGCATGCCCGTCGACCTGGAGAAACCCAAGCTGCCCGACGGCCGGGTGGACAGCATCGCCGCCTACTACCAGTACCGGGCCCATTACTGGGACCATGTGGACCTTAAGGACCCGCGCATCATCCACACCCCGGTGTTCCAGAACAAATTCGACGAGTACATCGGCGCGGTGGTGCCCCAGATCCCGGACACCATCATCAAGCTGGCCGACGACCTCATCGGCCGGCTCGGACCCAGCGAGGACCTGTTCCGCTTCGTGGTGCATGGCATCACCTACAAGTACGAGACCAGCGACATCATGGGCATGGACGCCGTGTTCGTGCACATGGCGCTGACCTATTACTGCCCCAAGGCCGGCGGCAACAGCAAGGCCTTCTGGATGAGCGAGGAGAAGCTCAAGAAGCTGTGTGAGCGCGCCCAGAAGCAGGCCCCCCTGGTGATCGGTGCCAAGGCCACCGAGCTCATCCTGCCCGACACCACCGAGCAGGTATGGAAGAGCCTGCACAAGCTGCCGAACGACTACGTGCTGCTGGTGTTCTGGGACCCCCACTGCGGCCACTGCAAGAAGGAGCTCCCCGCCCTGTACACCAGCTATCGCGACACGCTTCGCCCCATGGGCATCGAGGTCTTCAGCGTCGCCAAGGCCACCGACAAGAAGCTCTTCGACGACTGGAAGGCCTTCATCCGCGAGCACAAGATGGACTGGGTGAACGTGGGCCTCACCTACACCGTGTATGAAGAGGCCAAGAAGGACCCGTACAAGTACATCCCCAAGCTCACCACCATCCAGAGCCTCAACTACGCGGACAGCTACGACGTGTACGCCACCCCCAAGTACTTCCTCATCGGTCCGGACCGGAAGATCGTGGGCAAGCAGCTCAACCCCACCCAGGTGGCCGATCTGGTGAAGCGCCTCCGCGAACGGGACAAGGCGGGGGCGAAGCCATAG
- a CDS encoding peptide chain release factor 3: protein MVLHEEIERRRTFAIISHPDAGKTTLTEKFLLYGGAIQTAGAVKNNKIRKGAASDFMDIERQRGISVSTSVMTFHYAGKLVNLLDTPGHKDFAEDTYRTLTAVDSVILVVDCVKGVEEQTRRLMEVCRMRSTPVMVFINKLDLEGRDPFDLLDELERELRIKVTPLSWPIGIGHTFQGVYDLYDKDLRLFEEVKTKVEGAAVHIDDLADPRLDAQLGEDEARQLRQDVELVEGVYGALDQADYLAGRRAPVFFGSAFNNFGVKEVLDTFVRIAPPPQPRPTDQGEVSPEDKAFSGFVFKIHANLDPNHRDRIAFLRVCSGRFQRNTYYHHVRLEKQLRFATPTNFLAAQKTIVDEAWPGDVIGLFDTGSFKIGDTLTEGARFQFRGIPAFSPELFRELVNMDPMKSKQLEKGIRQLTDEGVAQLFVQQPGNKKIVGCVGDLQFEVIAYRLEHEYGARCAFQSIQAHKACWLTASDPDALDRFIRVKAQQVVQDKDGNPVFMAPTAYILDLERRENPAITFHTTSEFKTAVAS from the coding sequence ATGGTCCTGCACGAGGAGATCGAACGCCGGCGCACCTTCGCCATCATCAGCCACCCCGACGCCGGGAAGACCACCCTCACCGAGAAGTTCCTCCTGTACGGCGGTGCCATCCAGACGGCCGGTGCGGTGAAGAACAACAAGATCCGCAAGGGGGCCGCGAGCGATTTCATGGACATCGAACGACAGCGCGGCATCAGCGTCAGCACCTCGGTGATGACCTTCCACTACGCCGGCAAGCTGGTGAACCTGCTCGACACGCCCGGCCACAAGGACTTCGCCGAGGACACCTATCGCACCCTCACCGCCGTGGACAGCGTGATCCTGGTGGTGGACTGCGTGAAGGGCGTGGAGGAGCAGACCCGCCGGTTGATGGAGGTGTGCCGCATGCGCAGCACGCCGGTCATGGTCTTCATCAACAAGCTCGACCTGGAGGGCCGCGACCCCTTCGACCTGCTGGACGAACTGGAACGGGAGCTCCGCATCAAGGTGACCCCGCTGAGCTGGCCCATCGGCATCGGCCACACCTTCCAGGGCGTGTACGACCTGTACGATAAGGACCTGCGTCTCTTCGAGGAAGTGAAGACCAAGGTCGAGGGCGCTGCGGTGCACATCGACGACCTGGCCGACCCCCGGCTCGACGCGCAGCTCGGCGAGGATGAGGCCCGGCAGCTCCGACAGGACGTGGAGCTGGTGGAGGGCGTGTACGGTGCGTTGGACCAGGCCGACTACCTGGCCGGTCGACGGGCGCCGGTCTTCTTCGGAAGCGCCTTCAACAACTTCGGGGTGAAGGAGGTGCTGGACACTTTCGTGCGCATCGCCCCGCCGCCCCAGCCGCGCCCCACGGACCAGGGCGAGGTCTCACCGGAGGACAAGGCCTTCAGCGGTTTCGTGTTCAAGATCCACGCGAACCTCGACCCCAACCACCGCGACCGGATCGCCTTCCTGCGGGTGTGCAGCGGGCGCTTCCAGCGGAACACGTATTACCACCATGTGCGCCTGGAGAAACAGCTCCGCTTCGCGACGCCTACCAACTTCCTGGCCGCGCAGAAGACCATTGTGGACGAGGCCTGGCCCGGGGATGTGATCGGCCTCTTCGACACGGGGAGCTTCAAGATCGGCGACACGCTCACCGAGGGTGCCCGGTTCCAGTTCCGCGGCATCCCCGCCTTCTCACCCGAGCTTTTCCGCGAGCTGGTGAACATGGACCCCATGAAAAGCAAGCAACTGGAAAAGGGCATCCGCCAGCTCACCGATGAAGGGGTGGCGCAGCTCTTCGTGCAGCAGCCCGGCAACAAGAAGATCGTGGGCTGTGTCGGCGACCTGCAGTTCGAGGTGATCGCCTATCGACTGGAGCACGAGTACGGTGCCCGCTGCGCCTTCCAGTCCATCCAGGCCCACAAGGCGTGCTGGCTCACGGCCTCCGACCCCGACGCCTTGGACCGCTTCATCCGTGTGAAGGCCCAGCAGGTGGTGCAGGACAAGGACGGCAACCCCGTGTTCATGGCGCCGACGGCCTACATCCTCGACCTGGAGCGGCGCGAGAATCCGGCGATCACCTTCCACACCACGAGCGAGTTCAAGACGGCCGTGGCCTCCTGA
- a CDS encoding PQQ-dependent sugar dehydrogenase has protein sequence MDQRSLLVGALALASLPIAAQNPVELQLIPWANGLSQVVDLAHAGDDRLFAARRQGIITIIDDSMTVVSQPFLNITAAVNDQNGEQGLLGLAFDPDYGSNGFFYVHYTAGTGNGISRISRWQVSSDPDSADTASEQVLYEWPQPFVNHNGGDLDFGPDGMLYVTFGDGGDAGDPLNNSQDLSDPLGDIIRIDVSDPDTTWTVPPDNPWAGLNNDTLPEIWASGLRNPYRFGFDRLTGDLWIGDVGQNAWEELDFWPAGDHSGPNFGWRCYEGDAPYNTGGCQGMSNYEFPVSVHENVWTGGTWCSSIGGRVYRGTAYPRLAGRHIYTDYCAGEFWMITPDGQGGWVDELGLATGTQGYVVIAEDVNGELYAGNTSNGEVRKIVDRCPMDPPSITFDGALLSSTPATDYQWHLDGNPIGGATGQTWTPTSNGLYYVVGGFANNCDLRSDTIQVLTIGLDEATADGALRVYPQPAEEELMVEWTPDAAGQYWQLVDATGRELLGGGWPADRATMRIDVRGIAPGPAVLRLMDAEGRTRASRPVLIR, from the coding sequence ATGGATCAACGCTCACTTCTGGTCGGTGCCTTGGCGCTGGCCTCCTTGCCCATCGCGGCCCAGAACCCGGTGGAACTGCAGCTCATCCCCTGGGCCAACGGCCTCAGTCAGGTGGTCGACCTGGCCCATGCCGGTGACGACCGCCTATTCGCCGCTCGCCGGCAGGGGATCATCACCATCATCGACGACAGCATGACGGTGGTATCCCAGCCCTTCCTGAACATCACCGCTGCGGTGAACGATCAGAACGGAGAGCAGGGCCTCCTGGGGCTGGCCTTCGACCCGGACTACGGCAGCAACGGCTTTTTCTATGTGCACTATACGGCCGGTACGGGCAATGGCATCAGCCGCATCAGCCGGTGGCAAGTGAGCAGCGACCCGGACTCGGCCGATACGGCCAGTGAACAGGTGCTCTACGAATGGCCGCAGCCCTTCGTCAACCACAACGGCGGCGACCTCGATTTCGGCCCGGACGGCATGCTGTACGTCACCTTTGGCGATGGCGGCGATGCGGGCGATCCATTGAACAATTCCCAGGATCTGAGCGACCCCTTGGGCGACATCATCCGCATCGATGTCAGCGATCCGGATACGACCTGGACCGTGCCGCCGGACAACCCGTGGGCGGGGCTCAACAACGATACCCTGCCGGAGATCTGGGCGAGCGGGCTGCGCAACCCGTACCGCTTCGGCTTCGATCGGCTCACCGGCGACCTGTGGATCGGCGACGTGGGGCAGAACGCCTGGGAGGAGCTCGACTTCTGGCCGGCGGGTGACCACAGCGGCCCCAACTTCGGCTGGCGCTGTTACGAGGGCGATGCACCTTACAACACGGGCGGCTGTCAGGGCATGTCGAACTACGAGTTCCCCGTAAGCGTGCACGAGAACGTGTGGACGGGCGGCACCTGGTGCAGCTCCATCGGCGGCCGGGTCTACCGGGGCACGGCCTACCCGCGCTTGGCGGGGCGGCACATCTACACGGACTACTGCGCCGGTGAGTTCTGGATGATCACCCCGGACGGTCAAGGAGGTTGGGTGGACGAGCTGGGCCTGGCCACCGGCACACAAGGCTATGTGGTGATCGCCGAGGACGTCAACGGCGAACTGTACGCGGGCAACACGAGCAACGGCGAGGTGCGCAAGATCGTGGACCGCTGCCCGATGGACCCGCCCTCGATCACCTTCGACGGGGCCCTGCTCAGCAGCACCCCGGCGACCGACTACCAGTGGCACCTCGATGGGAACCCGATCGGCGGGGCCACGGGCCAGACCTGGACCCCGACGAGCAATGGGCTCTACTATGTGGTGGGCGGCTTCGCGAACAACTGCGATCTGCGGTCCGATACGATCCAAGTGCTGACCATCGGGCTGGACGAAGCCACGGCGGACGGCGCCCTGCGCGTGTATCCTCAGCCGGCGGAGGAGGAACTGATGGTGGAGTGGACGCCGGACGCCGCCGGTCAGTACTGGCAGCTGGTGGACGCCACGGGCCGTGAGCTGTTGGGCGGTGGCTGGCCGGCCGACCGCGCGACGATGCGGATCGATGTCCGGGGGATCGCGCCGGGGCCCGCCGTGCTCCGCCTGATGGACGCCGAGGGCCGCACCCGCGCCAGCCGCCCCGTGCTCATCCGGTGA